One Brassica napus cultivar Da-Ae chromosome C4, Da-Ae, whole genome shotgun sequence genomic region harbors:
- the LOC106411062 gene encoding kanadaptin, whose protein sequence is MNPPPPRNPTCDPGPEPNTKPASQSEESSAPTEVSSMKPPPPRNPNPPDLDATEVANSDLTVDSKEVSFAADSNNPPRARSAKQSPVPYTIPEWSGPPSHRFQLEVLKEGAIVDRLDVYEKGAYMFGRDILCDFSLEHPSISRFHAVIQYKRSGVAYLFDLGSTHGTLINKNKVDKRVYVDLHVGDVIRFGGSTRLYIFQGPSKLMPPERDLQLMREAKLRREMSEREASLRRARQQASMADGVSWGMGEDAIEEEEEDVEEITWQTYTGELTPKQEKTKEKVLKRLEKIGHMKKEIAAIRAKDISQGGLTQGQQTQIARNDQRTAELLEELETLEETLNDSIRESLGAKTGRKPNSKKKGTVEDEEDFSSDEDDFYDRTKKKKPSTQKGTESQTVETVDSLLEKRDKVLKEVEEKNEQLSAEKNKMETETVPEVSSGDSLDAYMTGLSSTLVQDKTAQIQQELSTLQSELDRILYLLKVADPSGEEVKRKELKSQEPKMKKSEIPPVEKKKSLPLKAADADENREKEVGKDIEDSNSKPEVETKASETAEEKKTTVFVPTKPQWLGSSANKDTVEEKKSETVDAAAASATGSTDDGDGFVDYKDRKTMIEGATGLIIRKRKQEDKSKEEDEIAKEKEKEKQAEVMAQDAVALLLKHSVGHHINKEDEGVSKKEESKQGSGRSRKKKKTDKKVLGPHKPEYLDETTDYDSSWVPPKGQSGDGRTSLNDRLGY, encoded by the exons ATGAATCCTCCTCCGCCGCGAAACCCAACCTGTGATCCCGGGCCTGAACCGAACACTAAACCGGCTTCACAGAGCGAGGAATCCTCCGCCCCAACGGAAGTCTCGTCGATGAAACCTCCGCCTCCCAGAAACCCTAACCCACCTGATCTCGACGCAACGGAAGTAGCAAACTCCGATCTAACCGTAGATTCCAAGGAAGTTTCCTTCGCTGCAGACTCGAATAATCCACCCCGTGCTCGATCCGCGAAGCAGAGCCCCGTCCCGTACACTATTCCAGAGTGGAGCGGCCCTCCTAGCCATCGATTTCAGCTTGAAGTCCTCAAGGAAGGCGCAATCGTCGACCGTTTAGACGT GTATGAGAAAGGAGCTTACATGTTTGGACGTGACATACTCTGTGATTTTTCTCTTGAGCACCCATCGATTTCACGGTTTCATGCTG TTATTCAGTACAAGAGAAGTGGTGTAGCTTATCTATTTGATCTTGGAAGCACTCATGGAACTTTAATTAACAAGAATAAG GTTGACAAAAGGGTTTATGTGGACTTGCATGTTGGCGATGTTATTCGATTTGGCGG TTCGACTCGTCTGTACATTTTCCAAGGACCTTCAAAGTTAATGCCACCA GAGAGAGACTTGCAATTAATGAGAGAAGCAAAGCTGAGACGGGAGATGTCAGAACGGGAAGCTTCACTTCGGCGTGCAAGACAACAAGCATCCATGGCTGATGGTGTTTCATGGGGCATGGGGGAAGATgctattgaagaagaagag GAGGATGTTGAAGAAATCACGTGGCAAACGTATACGGGAGAACTCAcaccaaaacaagaaaaaactaAGGAGAAAGTATTGAAACGGTTGGAGAag ATTGGCCATATGAAGAAAGAAATAGCTGCTATTCGAGCTAAAGACATTTCTCAGGGTGGATTAACACAAGGACAACAAACACAGATCGCCAGGAATGACCAGAGAACAGCCGAG CTTCTCGAAGAGCTTGAGACCTTGGAGGAGACACTAAATGACAGCATCCGAGAAAGTTTGGGTGCAAAAACAGGGAGAAAACCAAACAGTAAGAAGAAAGGAACTGTAGAAGATGAGGAAGACTTCTCAAG TGATGAAGATGACTTCTATGATCggaccaagaagaagaaaccatcAACACAGAAAGGCACCGAAAGCCAAACTGTGGAAACGGTTGACTCTCTTCTAGAAAAGCGAGACAAAGTTTTGAAAGAAGTAGAAGAAAAGAATGAACAGCTTTCGGCAGAGAAGAATAAGATGGAGACAGAGACTGTCCCAGAGGTTTCTTCGGGAGACTCCCTTGATGCATACATGACAGGGCTTTCTTCAACACTTG TGCAAGATAAAACTGCTCAGATCCAGCAAGAGTTGTCCACGCTTCAGTCAGAATTGGATAGGATTTTGTACCTCCTAAAGGTTGCTGATCCAAGCGGAGAAGAGGTTAAGAGAAAGGAGTTGAAGTCACAAGAACCGAAAATGAAGAAATCTGAAATTCCTCCTGTAGAAAAGAAGAAGAGCCTACCTTTAAAAGCAGCTGATGCTGATgagaatagagagaaagagGTGGGCAAAGATATAGAGGACTCGAACAGTAAGCCTGAAGTTGAAACCAAAGCAAGTGAAACAGCTGAAGAGAAGAAGACCACTGTGTTTGTTCCAACAAAACCCCAATGGCTCGGTTCCTCTGCAAACAAAGACACAGTTGAAGAGAAGAAATCTGAGACTGTAGATGCTGCTGCTGCTAGTGCTACTGGTAGCACAGATGATGGTGATGGGTTTGTTGACTATAAAGATAGAAAGACAATGATTGAAGGTGCAACAGGATTGATTATAAGAAAACGGAAGCAAGAAGACAAgagcaaagaagaagatgaaatagcaaaggaaaaggaaaaggaaaagcaAGCGGAGGTCATGGCACAAGACGCAGTTGCTCTCTTGTTGAAACATTCTGTAGGACATCATATAAACAAAGAAGACGAAGGAGTCAGTAAAAAGGAAGAAAGTAAGCAAGGAAGTGGCCGTagtagaaagaaaaagaagacggATAAAAAAGTACTTGGTCCTCATAAACCAGAATATCTGGATGAAACCACAGATTATGATTCATCATGGGTACCTCCCAAAG GACAATCTGGTGATGGACGGACGTCTCTGAATGATCGTTTGGGATACTGA